A single Primulina eburnea isolate SZY01 chromosome 11, ASM2296580v1, whole genome shotgun sequence DNA region contains:
- the LOC140804578 gene encoding omega-hydroxypalmitate O-feruloyl transferase-like isoform X1 → MINPLCINSVEVFLDQMEDSRSNVFQLTVKQGQPALVPPADETKKGLYFLSNLDQNIAVLVRTVYCFKSEEKGNENAVEVMKDALSKILAQYYPLAGRLTIGPEMKLAIDCTSEGAVFVEAEADCDLEVLGDITKPDPDTLGKLVYEIPGARHVLEIPPLVAQVTKFKCGGFVLGLCMNHCMFDGIGAMEFVNSWGETARGFTLKTPPFMDRTILKSRDPPKYEFPHHEFDEIEDISNTAQLYNQEMHYRSFCFDSEKLQHIKSLALEDQTLQHCTTFEALSAFVWRARTEALNLNPNQQTKLLFAVDGRPRFDPPIPDKYFGNAIVLTNSLCNAGDIVQNPLSFTVKLVQEAVKMVTESYIRSAIDYFEATRARPSLAATLLITTWSRLSFHTTDFGWGEPILSGPVVLPEKEVILFLSHGEERKTINVLLGLPAPAMKIFEQLVQT, encoded by the exons ATGATAAATCCACTTTGCATCAACAG TGTTGAAGTTTTTCTTGATCAAATGGAGGATTCTAGAAGCAATGTGTTTCAATTAACAGTCAAACAAGGGCAGCCTGCCCTGGTTCCTCCGGCGGATGAAACGAAGAAAGGCCTATACTTCTTATCGAATCTTGATCAGAATATTGCGGTTCTCGTACGTACAGTCTACTGCTTTAAGTCTGAAGAGAAAGGCAATGAGAATGCAGTTGAGGTTATGAAGGACGCGTTGTCGAAGATCCTGGCGCAATATTATCCGCTCGCAGGGCGTCTCACGATTGGTCCTGAGATGAAACTTGCCATTGATTGTACGTCGGAGGGAGCTGTTTTTGTTGAGGCTGAGGCAGACTGTGATCTTGAGGTGCTAGGAGATATCACGAAACCGGATCCGGATACTCTCGGGAAGCTTGTTTATGAGATTCCAGGAGCAAGACATGTATTGGAAATTCCTCCTCTGGTGGCTCAG GTAACAAAGTTCAAGTGTGGAGGTTTTGTTTTAGGACTGTGTATGAACCATTGCATGTTTGATGGAATTGGTGCAATGGAGTTTGTGAATTCTTGGGGTGAAACAGCCAGAGGTTTCACTCTGAAAACACCTCCATTCATGGATAGAACCATCCTCAAATCCAGAGATCCACCTAAATATGAATTCCCACACCATGAATTTGATGAGATTGAAGACATATCAAACACTGCTCAGCTCTACAATCAAGAAATGCATTACAGATCCTTCTGTTTCGACTCCGAAAAGCTCCAACACATCAAAAGCTTGGCCTTAGAGGATCAAACTCTACAACATTGCACCACATTCGAAGCCCTGTCGGCCTTCGTTTGGAGGGCTCGAACCGAGGCCTTGAACCTCAATCCTAACCAACAGACTAAACTTCTATTCGCAGTCGATGGACGGCCAAGGTTCGATCCCCCCATACCGGATAAGTACTTCGGGAATGCTATCGTTCTAACAAACTCACTCTGCAATGCCGGGGACATAGTCCAAAACCCGCTCTCGTTCACCGTAAAACTAGTTCAGGAAGCAGTCAAAATGGTGACAGAAAGTTACATTAGATCCGCTATCGACTATTTCGAGGCGACTCGTGCTAGGCCTTCTTTGGCTGCAACTTTGCTGATTACCACTTGGTCTAGGTTATCCTTCCATACCACGGATTTCGGTTGGGGCGAGCCAATTCTATCCGGGCCGGTCGTTTTGCCCGAAAAAGAAGTGATCCTGTTTCTTTCTCATGGTGAAGAAAGGAAAACAATCAATGTGCTTCTTGGATTGCCTGCTCCAGCTATGAAGATATTTGAACAACTTGTCCAAACTTAG
- the LOC140804578 gene encoding omega-hydroxypalmitate O-feruloyl transferase-like isoform X2 — protein MEDSRSNVFQLTVKQGQPALVPPADETKKGLYFLSNLDQNIAVLVRTVYCFKSEEKGNENAVEVMKDALSKILAQYYPLAGRLTIGPEMKLAIDCTSEGAVFVEAEADCDLEVLGDITKPDPDTLGKLVYEIPGARHVLEIPPLVAQVTKFKCGGFVLGLCMNHCMFDGIGAMEFVNSWGETARGFTLKTPPFMDRTILKSRDPPKYEFPHHEFDEIEDISNTAQLYNQEMHYRSFCFDSEKLQHIKSLALEDQTLQHCTTFEALSAFVWRARTEALNLNPNQQTKLLFAVDGRPRFDPPIPDKYFGNAIVLTNSLCNAGDIVQNPLSFTVKLVQEAVKMVTESYIRSAIDYFEATRARPSLAATLLITTWSRLSFHTTDFGWGEPILSGPVVLPEKEVILFLSHGEERKTINVLLGLPAPAMKIFEQLVQT, from the exons ATGGAGGATTCTAGAAGCAATGTGTTTCAATTAACAGTCAAACAAGGGCAGCCTGCCCTGGTTCCTCCGGCGGATGAAACGAAGAAAGGCCTATACTTCTTATCGAATCTTGATCAGAATATTGCGGTTCTCGTACGTACAGTCTACTGCTTTAAGTCTGAAGAGAAAGGCAATGAGAATGCAGTTGAGGTTATGAAGGACGCGTTGTCGAAGATCCTGGCGCAATATTATCCGCTCGCAGGGCGTCTCACGATTGGTCCTGAGATGAAACTTGCCATTGATTGTACGTCGGAGGGAGCTGTTTTTGTTGAGGCTGAGGCAGACTGTGATCTTGAGGTGCTAGGAGATATCACGAAACCGGATCCGGATACTCTCGGGAAGCTTGTTTATGAGATTCCAGGAGCAAGACATGTATTGGAAATTCCTCCTCTGGTGGCTCAG GTAACAAAGTTCAAGTGTGGAGGTTTTGTTTTAGGACTGTGTATGAACCATTGCATGTTTGATGGAATTGGTGCAATGGAGTTTGTGAATTCTTGGGGTGAAACAGCCAGAGGTTTCACTCTGAAAACACCTCCATTCATGGATAGAACCATCCTCAAATCCAGAGATCCACCTAAATATGAATTCCCACACCATGAATTTGATGAGATTGAAGACATATCAAACACTGCTCAGCTCTACAATCAAGAAATGCATTACAGATCCTTCTGTTTCGACTCCGAAAAGCTCCAACACATCAAAAGCTTGGCCTTAGAGGATCAAACTCTACAACATTGCACCACATTCGAAGCCCTGTCGGCCTTCGTTTGGAGGGCTCGAACCGAGGCCTTGAACCTCAATCCTAACCAACAGACTAAACTTCTATTCGCAGTCGATGGACGGCCAAGGTTCGATCCCCCCATACCGGATAAGTACTTCGGGAATGCTATCGTTCTAACAAACTCACTCTGCAATGCCGGGGACATAGTCCAAAACCCGCTCTCGTTCACCGTAAAACTAGTTCAGGAAGCAGTCAAAATGGTGACAGAAAGTTACATTAGATCCGCTATCGACTATTTCGAGGCGACTCGTGCTAGGCCTTCTTTGGCTGCAACTTTGCTGATTACCACTTGGTCTAGGTTATCCTTCCATACCACGGATTTCGGTTGGGGCGAGCCAATTCTATCCGGGCCGGTCGTTTTGCCCGAAAAAGAAGTGATCCTGTTTCTTTCTCATGGTGAAGAAAGGAAAACAATCAATGTGCTTCTTGGATTGCCTGCTCCAGCTATGAAGATATTTGAACAACTTGTCCAAACTTAG
- the LOC140805604 gene encoding auxin-responsive protein SAUR71-like, translated as MDEKNPRVNKKTLIPKKLGRFLTINWQGKSSPFKESLLSKTQSKASKMSDSKHKATPKGCFSVYVGSEKQRFVIKTELANHPSFRMLLEDAELEYGFSSEGPLLIPCEVDLFCKILVEMDSGKDDFDQFSCGFWSSFNSPFNSKTPLGQSHEGCSSYEHLTPM; from the coding sequence ATGGATGAAAAAAACCCAAGGGTCAACAAGAAAACCCTCATACCCAAGAAGCTGGGGAGGTTTCTGACAATCAATTGGCAGGGGAAATCGTCGCCATTCAAGGAGTCTCTACTATCCAAGACTCAATCAAAGGCATCAAAAATGTCGGATTCGAAGCATAAAGCCACTCCAAAGGGATGTTTTTCGGTGTACGTCGGATCCGAGAAGCAACGGTTCGTGATCAAGACCGAGTTAGCGAATCACCCTTCGTTCAGAATGTTGCTTGAGGATGCTGAGTTGGAGTACGGATTCAGTAGTGAAGGCCCTTTGCTTATTCCATGCGAAGTCGATCTTTTTTGCAAAATCTTGGTTGAAATGGATAGTGGTAAAGATGATTTTGATCAATTTTCTTGTGGCTTCTGGAGTTCCTTTAATAGCCCTTTTAATTCTAAAACCCCTTTAGGTCAAAGTCATGAAGGTTGTAGCTCCTACGAACATCTTACTCCAATGTAA